In a genomic window of Scyliorhinus torazame isolate Kashiwa2021f chromosome 5, sScyTor2.1, whole genome shotgun sequence:
- the LOC140418729 gene encoding uncharacterized protein, which yields MGNPWICGDCGKGFQAPSQLEIHRRSHTGERPFSCSQCGKGFIDSSTLRKHQRVHTGERPFTCSQCGKGFSQLSNLQAHQRVHTGERPFTCSQCGQRFTHLSHLRTHQRVHTGERPFICSQCGKGFTELSALRRHQRIHTGERPFTCSQCGKGFIDSSTLRIHQRIHTGERPFTCPQCGKGFRDSSTLQKHQQFHTGERPFTCSQCGKGFTQSSGLQSHQRIHTGERPFTCSQCGKGFTQLSTLQKHQRVHTGERPFTCSQCGKGFTQLSNLHSHQRVHTGEKPFTFPQCGKGLTRLSHLRTHQRVHAEERSFTSQCAMGLHTSSHLL from the coding sequence ATGGGGAATCCGTggatatgtggggactgtgggaagggattccaagccccatctcagctggagattcatcgacgcagtcacactggggagaggccattctcctgctctcagtgtgggaagggattcattgattcatccaccctgcggaaacatcagcgagttcacactggggagaggccgttcacctgctctcagtgtgggaagggattcagtcaattatctaaccttcaggcacaccagcgagttcacactggggagaggccattcacctgctctcagtgtgggcaaagattcactcacttatcccacctgcgcactcaccagcgagttcacactggagagaggccattcatctgctctcagtgtgggaaaggatttactgagttatccgccctgcggagacaccagcgaattcacactggggagaggccattcacctgctcccagtgtgggaagggattcattgattcatccaccctgcggatccatcagcgaattcacactggggagaggccattcacttgtcctcagtgtgggaagggattccgtgattcatccaccctgcagaaacatcagcaatttcacactggggagaggccattcacctgctctcagtgtgggaagggattcactcagtcatccggcttgcagtcacaccagcgaattcacactggggagaggccattcacctgctctcagtgtgggaagggattcactcagttatccaccctgcagaaacaccagagagttcacactggggagagaccgttcacctgctctcagtgtgggaagggatttactcagttatccaacctgcattcacaccagcgagttcacactggagagaagccattcaccttccctcagtgtgggaagggactcactcggttatctcacttgcggacacaccagcgagttcacgctgaggAGAGGTCCTTCACTTCTCAATGTGCGATGGGATTGCATACTTCATCGCACCTGCTGTGA